From Aphelocoma coerulescens isolate FSJ_1873_10779 chromosome 15, UR_Acoe_1.0, whole genome shotgun sequence, one genomic window encodes:
- the C15H12orf76 gene encoding uncharacterized protein C12orf76 homolog, with product MGLAAARGWALSPLSPGPAERSRPYAVLQHQNLVLLGSILSALLLTIILMAICVYRPVRRR from the exons ATGGGgctggcggcggcgcggggctgggcgctgtccccgctgtccccgggcCCGGCGGAGCGCAGCCGGCCCTACgcagtgctgcagcaccagAACCTGG TGCTGCTGGGCAGCATCCTCAGCGCGCTCCTGCTCACCATCATCCTCATGGCCATCTGTGTCTACCGGCCCGTCCGGCGGCGGTAG
- the LOC138119188 gene encoding LOW QUALITY PROTEIN: sodium-dependent serotonin transporter-like (The sequence of the model RefSeq protein was modified relative to this genomic sequence to represent the inferred CDS: deleted 2 bases in 2 codons), with product MAEQLCLGPPASPTPPNPHTHPRDKWSKKMDFLLSVIGFAVDLGNVWRFPYICYQNGGGAFLIPYTLMAVFGGVPLFYMELALGQFHRTGAIPIWKRICPLFKGIGFAICIIGLYVSFYYNTIIAWALYYFYSSFSGTLPWASCDNPWNTPDCTNYFGKSNVTWTNFSRSPAEEFYTRKVLEIQKSGGLYDIGGIRWQLLLCLFLIFTIVYFSLWKGVKTSGKVVWVTATLPYIVLLILLIRGATLPGAWRGVVFYLRPDWGKLLSTAVWVDAAAQIFFSLGPGFGVLLALASYNHFHNNCYRDALVTSAVNCLTSFLSGFVIFTVLGYMAEMRDVEVEDVARDKGPSLLFITYPEAIANMVGSTFFAIIFFLMMITLGLDSTFGGLEAVITAVMDEYPQVLAGRRELFVLGLITVCLLGSLSTLTYGGAYVVKLLEEFGAGCSILAVVLLETIAVSWFYGIQRFSHDVKAMLGFTPGLFWKLCWVAISPALLAVSIHGQIMDKSSLSLWTPPRTATPLCCPAPCATATPLSLTRGDQAARRVDRAVGPHASPPRAAAPAMGTATLPTAPGPHRERELEVHFPAFSTAPGQSWVQVQLCLILPAHSIPGRAGHGSISRALGWIRPFEMPAPTALQRLPSAEGSNLTGSAGEEAL from the exons atggcagagcagctctgcctgggtcCCCCCGCCAGCCCCACGCCCCCGAacccccacacccaccccaggGACAAGTGGAGCAAAAAGATGGATTTCCTCCTCTCCGTCATCGGATTCGCCGTCGATCTGGGCAACGTCTGGCGGTTCCCTTACATCTGCTACCAGAACGGAGGGG GCGCCTTCCTCATCCCCTACACGCTGATGGCTGTTTTCGGGGGGGTGCCCCTCTTCTACATGGAGCTGGCCCTGGGGCAGTTCCACAGGACAGGTGCCATCCCCATCTGGAAGCGCATCTGCCCCCTCTTTAAAG gcaTCGGCTTTGCCATCTGCATCATCGGCCTCTACGTCTCCTTCTACTACAACACCATCATCGCCTGGGCTCTCTACTACTTCTACTCCTCCTTCTCGGGCACCCTGCCCTGGGCGAGCTGTGACAACCCCTGGAACACCCCTGACTGCACCAACTACTTTGGGAAGAGCAACGTGACCTGGACCAACTTCTCCAGGTCCCCCGCCGAGGAGTTTTACAC GAGGAAGGTCCTGGAGATCCAGAAATCTGGGGGTCTGTACGACATCGGGGGGATCCGCTggcagctgctcctctgcctcttcctcatcttcaccATCGTCTACTTCAGCCTCTGGAAAGGGGTGAAAACCTCTGGGAAG GTGGTGTGGGTGACAGCCACGCTGCCCTACATCGTCCTGCTCATCCTGCTCATCCGTGGGGCCACCCTGCCTGGAGCCTGGAGAGGGGTCGTCTTCTACCTGCGCCCGGACTGGGGCAAGCTCCTGAGCACCGCG GTTTGGGTGGATGCTGCTGCACAGATTTTCTTCTCCTTGGGCCCTGGATTTGGAGTCCTCCTTGCTCTGGCCAGTTACAACCATTTCCACAACAACTGCTACCG GGACGCGCTCGTCACCAGTGCCGTGAACTGCCTCACCAGCTTCCTCTCGGGCTTCGTCATCTTCACCGTGCTGGGCTACATGGCCGAGATGAGGGACGTGGAGGTGGAGGATGTTGCCAGAGATAAAG GGCCCAGCCTCCTCTTCATCACCTACCCTGAAGCAATTGCCAACATGGTGGGGTCCACCTTCTTCGCCATCATTTTCTTCCTGATGATGATCACCCTGGGGCTGGACAGCACG TTTGGGGGCTTGGAGGCCGTGATCACGGCTGTGATGGACGAGTacccccaggtcctggcagggcgaCGGGAGCTCTTTGTCCTCGGCCTCATCACAGTCTGTCTCCTGGGctccctcagcaccctcaccTAT GGGGGAGCCTACGTGGTGAAGTTGCTGGAGGAGTTCGGTGCCGGCTGCTCCATCCTGGCAGTGGTGCTCCTGGAAACCATCGCTGTCTCCTGGTTTTACG gGATCCAAAGGTTCTCCCACGATGTCAAAGCCATGCTGGGCTTTACCCCGGGGCTCTTCTGGAAGCTGTGCTGGGTCGCCATCAGCCCGGCCTTGCTGGCAGTGAGTATCCATGGCCAAATTATGGACAAGTCATCGCTGTCCCTCTGGACA CCCCCCAGGACAGCCACTCCCCTCTGCTGCCCAGCCCCCTGTGCCACAGCCACTCCCCTCTCACTCACACGAGGTGACCAAGCTGCCAGGAGAGTGGACAGGGCTGTGGGACCTCATGCTAGCCCTCcccgtgctgctgctccagccatgggcactgcc acactgcccacagccCCAGGTCCTCACCGAGAAAGGGAGCTGGAAGtacattttccagctttttccaCAGCTCCTGGGCAAAGCTGGGTGCAAGTGCAGCTTTGTCTCATCCTCCCAGCACACAGCATCCCTGGCAGGGCCGGCCACGGGTCCATCTCCCGTGCGCTGGGCTGGATCCGTCCCTTTGAAATGCCAGCTCCCACGGCACTTCAAAGGCTGCCGTCGGCAGAGGGGTCTAATCTCACCGGATCTGCAGGAGAAGAGGCCTTGTGA